The following coding sequences lie in one Euhalothece natronophila Z-M001 genomic window:
- a CDS encoding type III-B CRISPR module-associated Cmr3 family protein — protein sequence MSLTFQYLITIEPLGFLYGSAGRFLSPENLVGRSGTSFPPSSATLSGLYAANQEDINALIVAGPFWSEIQNPQNFRVPLPHNYLVKDQQIQHQLQWNHQQWETENGTSPTGKFDKGGGWITIDQWHSPQQVESDPWEYLPHLHPRLKTEERKVEADSDQGSLFLENAVQLDPEACLVYLSNTHLDNGWYRFGGEGHFVNLRCLPLDAETQTLLHQPCGKQFALITPAVWGSNRYSYRFPILPNQQEVTPAWSIETLLTERPQAFRYRLGGDKQAKRLSRGRYAVPAGSVYVLSEPLEPWENWEESWFPKEAYSFKRWGCGLSLPLAIGGKS from the coding sequence ATGTCACTAACCTTCCAATATCTCATTACCATTGAACCACTAGGGTTTCTCTACGGAAGTGCCGGTCGGTTTCTTTCCCCAGAAAACTTAGTAGGGCGATCGGGAACCAGTTTTCCTCCCAGTTCTGCCACCCTATCAGGATTATACGCCGCTAATCAAGAAGACATTAACGCCCTAATCGTCGCCGGTCCTTTTTGGTCAGAAATCCAAAACCCACAAAACTTTCGTGTTCCCCTTCCCCATAACTATCTTGTCAAAGATCAACAAATCCAACACCAATTACAGTGGAATCATCAACAGTGGGAAACCGAAAACGGCACATCTCCCACAGGGAAATTCGATAAAGGAGGAGGTTGGATCACCATTGATCAATGGCACTCTCCCCAACAAGTAGAAAGTGATCCTTGGGAATATTTGCCACACCTTCACCCCCGTCTTAAAACCGAAGAACGGAAAGTAGAAGCCGACAGTGATCAAGGGAGTCTCTTTCTCGAAAACGCCGTCCAACTTGATCCAGAAGCCTGTCTCGTATATCTCAGCAATACCCATCTCGATAACGGCTGGTATCGGTTTGGCGGCGAGGGACATTTTGTTAACTTACGCTGTCTTCCCCTTGACGCAGAAACGCAAACCTTACTCCATCAACCCTGTGGCAAACAATTTGCCCTGATTACTCCAGCCGTATGGGGATCAAATCGTTATTCCTACCGCTTTCCCATCCTTCCCAACCAACAGGAAGTCACCCCTGCTTGGTCAATAGAAACCCTCCTCACCGAACGTCCCCAAGCCTTTCGGTATCGTTTAGGAGGAGACAAGCAAGCCAAACGGTTATCAAGAGGACGATATGCTGTTCCTGCTGGCAGTGTTTACGTCTTATCTGAACCCTTAGAACCTTGGGAAAACTGGGAGGAATCTTGGTTTCCCAAAGAAGCCTATTCCTTTAAACGTTGGGGATGTGGCTTATCACTACCTTTAGCAATTGGAGGAAAATCCTAA
- a CDS encoding RAMP superfamily CRISPR-associated protein: MYHQAYGIIKTLAPLHVGASAGEETGNLNLIFRDQFTQTGIIPRSSIRGRFRADLRSIQKGMEAEWYGHHAVEGREDGGTTEAIVKFEYASLLWLPVFCPGQPVIWISCPRLLKRYQQISGLSTEIPQPYTSSKSLQGRQVGQGQKVLFFNLGFMEIEQETDLSPWIPQGVDLPESNLVVVGDNDIATLHDMALYRQSRVRLQDEMKKTETGAFFNVEALPEESILVFPIALKEKGWSPFGDSDRKELYFGGLESIGFGRSQVILKGEYQ; the protein is encoded by the coding sequence ATGTATCATCAAGCCTACGGTATCATTAAAACCCTTGCCCCTCTGCACGTTGGCGCAAGTGCAGGAGAAGAAACAGGGAATCTTAACTTAATTTTTCGCGATCAATTTACCCAAACAGGAATTATCCCGAGGAGTTCTATTCGCGGACGATTTCGCGCTGATTTACGATCCATTCAAAAAGGCATGGAAGCAGAATGGTATGGTCATCATGCTGTAGAAGGACGAGAAGATGGGGGAACGACCGAAGCCATTGTAAAATTTGAATATGCCTCTTTATTGTGGCTTCCCGTCTTTTGTCCCGGTCAACCAGTGATTTGGATTAGTTGTCCTCGTTTACTAAAACGTTATCAACAAATTAGTGGTCTTTCCACAGAGATTCCCCAACCCTACACCAGTTCTAAATCTTTACAAGGGCGACAAGTGGGACAAGGACAAAAAGTCTTATTCTTTAATTTAGGCTTCATGGAAATTGAACAAGAAACCGACTTATCCCCATGGATTCCTCAAGGAGTTGATTTACCAGAAAGTAATCTAGTGGTAGTGGGAGATAACGACATCGCCACCCTCCATGATATGGCGTTATATCGACAAAGCCGCGTGCGGTTACAAGATGAGATGAAAAAGACGGAAACAGGGGCATTTTTTAATGTAGAAGCCCTTCCCGAAGAAAGTATTTTAGTCTTTCCCATTGCCTTAAAAGAGAAAGGTTGGTCACCCTTTGGCGATTCTGACAGAAAAGAACTGTATTTCGGCGGTTTAGAATCCATTGGCTTTGGTCGTTCACAAGTAATATTAAAAGGAGAGTATCAATAA
- a CDS encoding Uma2 family endonuclease has protein sequence MTFTPTLSLTEFLSQPNIESSPAWELINGRTIQKPMPTLFHSRLQRNLVNYINFHTEELEAIQELRCIVSPYSPVPDIAVIIASRLPEADGAFNGAPDWLIEILSPDQSTLTVQNKILHCLNNGTQLAWLIDLTRQQIWVWQGDNLPHIYAETDVLPSLGNLPPLTVNGVIAMTNRS, from the coding sequence ATGACTTTCACACCAACGCTTTCCCTGACAGAGTTTTTATCTCAACCCAATATCGAATCTTCTCCAGCTTGGGAATTGATTAATGGGCGCACGATCCAAAAACCCATGCCAACTTTGTTTCACTCGCGATTACAGCGTAACTTAGTGAATTATATTAATTTTCACACTGAAGAATTAGAAGCGATTCAAGAACTGCGCTGTATTGTTTCCCCTTATTCCCCAGTGCCAGATATTGCGGTAATTATAGCCTCTCGCCTTCCTGAAGCAGATGGGGCATTTAACGGTGCGCCAGATTGGTTAATTGAAATTTTATCTCCTGACCAAAGCACACTAACTGTGCAAAATAAAATTCTCCATTGTCTGAATAATGGGACACAACTGGCTTGGTTAATTGATCTGACTCGCCAACAAATTTGGGTTTGGCAAGGAGATAATTTACCACATATCTATGCAGAAACCGATGTTTTGCCCAGTTTAGGTAATTTACCACCACTAACAGTTAATGGTGTTATCGCAATGACGAACAGATCATAA
- a CDS encoding RAMP superfamily protein, with protein MPKLNSNLAQKVPMMFRAQIGGRCQLQRIRQDVQEQDVQRWASEWVERTDFRPPEFGEGVRVQSYPINWRFVTNGGQDDGIVRPVIGARGYPYYPGSSMKGAFRRVCTPEQVQRYCGQDLNNGDFAPGILRFHGGYPVDNSWQQRLVDIIHPQQNWQVTGIQKSSAFAQISLYQPTLQFGISSTIPLEESEWETIWQLWKKALSGGIGCRVSAGYGQPQTKTDHLPYQPQLKGQGMAAKLLDGEGEFRPNMFKAALRGHALRLFGGLTTAQQAESLVQQLFGGVQGEGTVGLLAVTFQFSPDNLTLETFGQGSYAVPAYDVTGKLCFSLTQTLSEEERTALVKVVKALTRFAMVFGGFGKSWRRADHRLFYPEYYDQGSKPLIGCHWQWEGKNTLVNNTRNGVRNLDQVPAFIKKVRNDLQAWMRLRGVNPTKNYAQSWREAWHPDQVQVWGRIAEDQEDSRAIEWLHQPYRRAMREARIQEGSIYQSSVTGKMGNIGRIWHRMYPVVKLLKSKTDPNDIIAKKSAQYFELLTFFPSASPDDKEKEFRKFLESEQEMFNKLWGN; from the coding sequence ATGCCAAAATTAAATTCTAATCTCGCTCAAAAAGTTCCCATGATGTTTCGCGCCCAAATTGGCGGACGCTGTCAACTGCAACGCATTCGACAAGATGTCCAAGAACAAGATGTCCAACGTTGGGCATCTGAATGGGTAGAAAGAACCGATTTTCGTCCCCCTGAATTTGGAGAAGGAGTGCGAGTGCAGTCTTATCCCATTAACTGGCGGTTTGTCACCAATGGCGGACAAGATGATGGCATTGTCCGTCCTGTTATTGGTGCAAGAGGTTATCCTTATTATCCGGGGAGTAGTATGAAAGGGGCTTTTCGTCGCGTTTGTACTCCTGAACAAGTCCAACGTTACTGCGGTCAAGACTTAAATAATGGCGATTTTGCCCCCGGTATCCTGCGCTTTCATGGTGGCTATCCTGTAGATAATAGTTGGCAACAGCGATTAGTGGATATCATTCATCCCCAACAAAATTGGCAAGTGACAGGGATACAAAAATCTAGTGCATTTGCTCAAATTTCTCTCTACCAACCCACCCTCCAATTTGGCATTTCTAGCACGATTCCTCTAGAGGAGTCAGAATGGGAAACGATTTGGCAACTCTGGAAAAAAGCCTTATCTGGTGGAATTGGCTGTCGGGTGAGTGCTGGTTATGGACAACCGCAAACTAAAACCGATCATCTCCCCTACCAACCGCAATTAAAAGGACAGGGAATGGCAGCAAAACTCCTTGATGGTGAGGGGGAATTTCGTCCTAATATGTTCAAAGCAGCCTTGCGAGGACACGCCCTGCGCCTTTTTGGGGGATTAACCACAGCCCAACAAGCAGAAAGCCTTGTGCAGCAGTTGTTTGGTGGCGTACAAGGGGAAGGAACTGTCGGGTTATTAGCGGTAACGTTTCAGTTTTCTCCTGACAATTTGACTCTAGAGACATTTGGACAGGGTTCTTATGCGGTTCCTGCTTATGATGTAACGGGAAAACTGTGTTTCTCTCTAACGCAAACTCTTTCCGAGGAAGAGAGAACCGCCCTTGTGAAAGTAGTTAAAGCCTTAACTCGCTTTGCCATGGTGTTTGGTGGGTTTGGCAAGTCATGGCGACGGGCGGATCATCGCCTCTTTTATCCTGAATATTACGATCAAGGGAGTAAACCGCTTATCGGTTGTCATTGGCAATGGGAAGGAAAAAATACACTGGTGAATAACACTCGCAATGGGGTAAGAAATTTGGATCAAGTTCCAGCGTTTATCAAGAAAGTGCGAAATGATCTCCAAGCATGGATGAGATTGCGAGGAGTGAATCCCACTAAGAATTATGCTCAATCTTGGCGAGAAGCGTGGCATCCTGATCAGGTGCAAGTGTGGGGACGTATCGCAGAAGATCAGGAAGATTCGAGGGCGATTGAATGGTTACATCAGCCCTATCGTCGTGCGATGCGAGAAGCCAGAATTCAGGAAGGCAGCATTTATCAGTCTTCTGTTACGGGAAAAATGGGCAATATTGGTCGCATTTGGCATCGGATGTATCCCGTAGTAAAGTTATTAAAAAGTAAGACTGATCCCAATGACATTATTGCTAAAAAATCAGCTCAATATTTTGAGTTGCTTACCTTTTTCCCCAGTGCTTCTCCTGATGACAAAGAGAAGGAGTTTCGCAAGTTTCTAGAATCGGAACAAGAAATGTTTAATAAGTTATGGGGAAATTAA
- a CDS encoding TIGR03960 family B12-binding radical SAM protein, translated as MTVAVEQLITPEINRPARYLGNEQGTKHKPWESATVRWVLTYPEIYEVGASNLGHVILYNILNAQPRQLCDRAYLPAPDLASKLRETNTPLFALENRCPVTEFDILGFSLSYELGATNILEMLDLANIPLTWQEREKGDYPLIFAGGQTATSNPEPYADFFDFIALGDGEELLPEVGLIIEEGKAEGLSKEELLLDLAQVPGVYVPRFYQMGEDGSVHPIRDDVPEKIIRRVAKPMPAYSIGLVPYVETVHDRLSVEIRRGCTRGCRFCQPGMLTRPAHDVEPEQVVETIEKGIRETGYNEFSLLSLSCSDYLSLPAVGMEIKNRLQDENISLSLPSQRVDRFDENIANIIGGNRKSGLTFAPEAGTQRMRDVVNKGLSNEELLRGVKTAFEQGWEKVKLYFMIGLPGETDADVIGIAETIRWLRQECRMKGRKRLDFNVTISNFTPKPHTPFQWHSVSTSEFIRKQELLRNEFRRMKGVKVNFTDVRISAMEDFVGRGDRRLVPVVRRAWELGAGMDAWWESLEKAYNAWEQAIADAGLDWKYRQVENGEWDWETMEKGTYQDRLDAPLPWDHIDTGIDKNWLKEDLQRALEAATVPDCSYAGCSHCGVCGIDFGHNIVVEPPEIPKFEGHFQPDQTRNQRIRLRFSKEGEMRLVSHLDLVRLFDRAVRRAKLPISFTGGYHPGPRISIANALSLGMTSSGEIVDFDLTEEMDLEVFRDQLAAQLPTGINVNSVEAVNLKDSATGLLEKAEYFVTVEASQPLTELAWKEALQAVLDHDEILWEKTTKSGKKKTLNLRDRAFEISFIETLDHHTAKLRYVGSCRNDGTLLNPEHFVYMLEQVTGLDLQLNHAHRQQLILQ; from the coding sequence ATGACAGTAGCAGTTGAGCAACTGATTACCCCAGAAATTAATCGACCTGCCCGCTATTTGGGAAATGAGCAAGGAACGAAACATAAACCTTGGGAGAGTGCAACGGTACGCTGGGTTCTTACCTACCCAGAAATTTACGAAGTGGGCGCATCCAACTTGGGTCATGTTATTTTATACAATATTCTTAATGCTCAACCGCGACAACTCTGCGATCGCGCTTATCTTCCTGCCCCTGATCTCGCTTCTAAACTCCGAGAAACCAATACCCCCTTATTTGCCCTAGAAAACCGTTGTCCTGTTACTGAATTTGATATTCTAGGCTTTAGCCTCAGCTATGAATTAGGGGCAACCAATATCTTAGAAATGCTCGATCTTGCGAATATTCCCCTGACTTGGCAAGAAAGAGAAAAGGGAGATTATCCTCTCATTTTTGCAGGTGGACAAACTGCTACATCGAACCCCGAACCCTATGCGGACTTTTTTGATTTTATTGCCCTTGGCGATGGCGAAGAACTCCTCCCAGAAGTGGGATTAATCATTGAAGAAGGAAAAGCAGAAGGACTCAGTAAAGAAGAACTACTATTAGACTTAGCGCAAGTACCTGGGGTTTATGTGCCGCGCTTCTATCAAATGGGTGAAGATGGGTCAGTTCATCCGATTCGAGATGATGTTCCCGAAAAAATTATCCGTCGCGTGGCAAAACCCATGCCAGCTTATTCTATTGGTTTAGTTCCCTATGTGGAAACAGTACATGATCGCCTTAGTGTGGAAATTCGTCGGGGATGCACCCGTGGCTGTCGTTTTTGTCAACCTGGAATGTTAACTCGCCCTGCCCATGATGTGGAACCAGAACAGGTAGTAGAAACCATTGAGAAAGGCATTCGGGAAACGGGATACAATGAATTTTCCTTACTCTCTTTAAGTTGTTCTGATTATCTCTCTCTCCCTGCGGTAGGGATGGAAATTAAGAACCGTCTCCAAGATGAAAACATTTCCCTGTCTCTTCCTAGTCAACGGGTGGATCGTTTTGATGAAAATATTGCGAATATCATCGGCGGAAACCGTAAAAGTGGCTTGACTTTTGCCCCAGAAGCAGGAACGCAACGGATGCGAGATGTGGTGAATAAAGGCTTAAGTAATGAAGAATTGCTACGAGGGGTAAAAACCGCTTTTGAACAAGGTTGGGAGAAAGTCAAACTCTACTTTATGATTGGCTTACCCGGGGAAACTGATGCGGATGTGATTGGCATTGCAGAAACGATCCGTTGGCTACGTCAAGAATGTCGCATGAAAGGGCGCAAACGCCTTGATTTTAATGTAACGATTTCTAACTTTACGCCCAAACCCCATACTCCTTTCCAATGGCATTCCGTTTCTACTTCTGAATTTATCCGCAAACAAGAATTATTACGGAACGAGTTTCGGCGGATGAAAGGGGTAAAAGTTAACTTTACGGATGTGCGAATTTCGGCAATGGAAGACTTTGTGGGACGCGGCGATCGCCGTTTAGTTCCTGTTGTCCGTAGGGCGTGGGAACTTGGCGCAGGGATGGATGCCTGGTGGGAAAGTTTAGAAAAAGCCTATAATGCTTGGGAACAAGCCATTGCTGATGCTGGTTTGGACTGGAAATATCGTCAAGTTGAGAATGGCGAATGGGATTGGGAAACCATGGAAAAAGGCACGTATCAAGATCGCCTTGATGCCCCTCTCCCTTGGGATCACATAGACACTGGTATAGATAAAAACTGGCTGAAAGAAGACTTACAACGAGCTTTAGAAGCAGCAACCGTTCCTGATTGTTCTTATGCTGGCTGTTCCCATTGTGGGGTTTGTGGCATTGATTTTGGTCATAATATCGTCGTTGAACCGCCAGAAATTCCGAAGTTTGAAGGACATTTTCAACCTGATCAAACTCGCAATCAGCGCATCCGACTCCGATTTAGTAAGGAAGGGGAAATGCGCCTAGTGAGTCATTTAGATTTGGTGCGGTTATTCGATCGCGCTGTAAGACGGGCAAAACTACCGATTTCCTTTACTGGCGGTTATCATCCCGGACCTCGGATTAGTATTGCCAATGCTTTATCTTTAGGTATGACGAGTAGTGGGGAAATTGTAGATTTCGATCTCACTGAAGAGATGGATTTAGAGGTATTTCGGGATCAATTAGCAGCCCAACTTCCCACAGGGATTAATGTTAATTCTGTGGAAGCAGTTAACTTGAAAGATTCTGCAACGGGTTTATTAGAGAAGGCAGAATACTTTGTCACTGTAGAAGCATCACAACCGCTAACAGAACTAGCATGGAAAGAAGCCCTGCAAGCTGTATTAGATCACGATGAAATTCTCTGGGAAAAAACGACTAAGTCTGGGAAGAAGAAAACCCTAAATTTGCGCGATCGCGCTTTTGAAATCTCTTTCATAGAAACATTAGATCATCACACAGCAAAATTACGATATGTGGGAAGCTGTCGTAATGATGGCACACTTCTGAACCCAGAACACTTTGTCTATATGTTGGAACAAGTAACTGGGTTAGACTTACAGTTAAATCATGCTCATCGTCAGCAGTTAATTCTGCAATAA
- a CDS encoding RNA-guided endonuclease InsQ/TnpB family protein, whose amino-acid sequence MLVREAKLKHATPQQYQALDNAIRTGQFIRNKCLRYWMDNHGVGKSSMDSLCKELAQAFPFAKQLNSMARQAHAERAWIAIKRFYENCRNGVRPVGYPKFKKNSRSVEYKTSGWKLSDDGFYITFKDGFKAGTFSIYCDSKAREDILTSKINRVRVVRRADGYYAQFLLGVDRVEEGTYTGEVIGIDLGLKYFVKDQNGNEIIYPQFLRKSERRLKKLQRRLSKKYRHGQKQSANYHKARIQVGKQHLKVQRQRKDWALKQAQALVASNDVVAYEDLRVANLVKNHNLAKSISDAAWSQFTQFLDYYGKLWGKVVVAVNPAFTSQDCHNCGHREKKSLSTRTHQCSNCGVELCRDTNAALNILKRGMEIIGMEWSNSTQGHWETASSEGTTGEINASTTSKGSNLESFGVASVVEEPVISEPVKAEESPRL is encoded by the coding sequence ATGTTGGTTAGAGAAGCCAAATTAAAACATGCTACACCCCAACAATACCAAGCACTTGATAATGCTATCCGTACAGGACAGTTCATCAGAAATAAATGCTTGCGTTATTGGATGGACAACCATGGTGTAGGGAAAAGTTCCATGGACTCTCTCTGTAAAGAGTTAGCTCAAGCATTTCCTTTTGCTAAACAACTCAACAGCATGGCTCGACAAGCTCACGCAGAACGTGCATGGATAGCTATTAAACGTTTTTACGAAAACTGTAGAAATGGGGTTAGACCTGTTGGCTACCCTAAGTTCAAAAAGAACTCACGTTCGGTGGAATATAAGACCAGTGGTTGGAAACTATCAGACGACGGTTTTTACATAACCTTCAAAGACGGCTTCAAGGCAGGGACTTTCTCTATTTATTGTGATAGTAAAGCAAGAGAAGACATCCTGACAAGCAAGATCAATCGGGTTAGAGTCGTCCGTCGTGCTGACGGCTACTATGCTCAGTTTTTATTAGGAGTTGACCGAGTTGAAGAAGGAACTTATACAGGAGAAGTAATTGGCATTGATCTAGGTCTGAAGTATTTTGTCAAGGATCAAAATGGCAATGAAATCATCTATCCTCAGTTCCTAAGAAAGTCTGAACGTAGGCTGAAAAAACTCCAACGTCGTCTGAGTAAAAAGTATCGTCATGGTCAGAAACAATCAGCTAACTATCACAAAGCACGAATTCAAGTAGGTAAACAACATCTTAAAGTTCAACGTCAGCGTAAAGACTGGGCTTTGAAACAAGCTCAGGCGCTAGTGGCATCTAACGATGTCGTGGCGTATGAAGATCTAAGAGTTGCTAATTTAGTCAAAAATCATAATCTAGCCAAGTCTATTTCTGATGCAGCTTGGAGTCAATTCACACAGTTTCTAGACTATTACGGCAAACTTTGGGGTAAGGTAGTTGTAGCTGTTAACCCTGCTTTCACTAGTCAAGATTGTCATAACTGTGGACACAGAGAGAAAAAGTCATTAAGTACAAGAACACATCAATGTTCTAACTGTGGAGTTGAACTTTGTAGAGATACTAATGCTGCATTAAATATCCTTAAACGGGGTATGGAAATAATAGGAATGGAATGGTCAAACAGTACCCAAGGGCATTGGGAAACTGCCTCTTCGGAGGGAACGACTGGGGAAATAAACGCCTCTACTACTTCAAAGGGTTCTAATTTGGAGTCTTTTGGAGTAGCAAGTGTTGTTGAGGAACCAGTAATTTCGGAACCTGTGAAGGCTGAAGAATCCCCACGCCTTTAG
- a CDS encoding HNH endonuclease domain-containing protein — translation MGRAGQALREVLESYSITQSQLATALGVERPIFFRWYHEQTDPSAERVTEIVQAIQAINSEASREFVEIYLGNLTTSQPQELTKFNAEQLPQSDQVDVATLSRLFSDCTTSYKYLFFLSLLDILKRRQFEVLSSISFQELIVEMLANAWYPYTYFKLSFGTQDKIAQKLDSLNLEITEPILKFTDTDKKLLRSTIASQNLSDSISHLKRYVPFRLVASFLDAELKAENVSKGRGNDLEKVIPAIAEKHFDVKKPLYKFNNTDYRDCQSLFIHPNWASYLEKHYAIIRGWASWEWVKYMQKRNPNIPNIVNKIFMPQQRGSLSPQTKYWKQILDFQPINCIYSGQPLDSKKMSLDHYLPWSFVAHDQLWNLIPTDPSINSSKSNYLPSDKYFNDFVKLQHFGLKVSSQILSYQKWLNTVESYISELKMNDPDDLLDFEKLSKAYELTIQPLISLATIQGFSPDWLYD, via the coding sequence ATGGGAAGAGCAGGACAAGCACTTAGAGAAGTTTTAGAGTCTTACAGTATTACTCAAAGCCAGTTAGCAACAGCCTTGGGGGTAGAGCGTCCTATTTTCTTTCGCTGGTATCACGAGCAGACAGATCCTAGTGCAGAGAGAGTTACGGAAATTGTTCAAGCGATCCAAGCTATTAACTCAGAAGCCTCAAGAGAATTTGTGGAGATTTATTTAGGTAATTTAACAACAAGTCAACCTCAAGAATTGACCAAGTTTAATGCCGAACAGCTTCCTCAATCAGATCAAGTTGATGTTGCTACCCTCTCTCGCCTCTTTTCCGACTGCACAACATCCTATAAATATCTCTTTTTTCTTTCGCTTCTAGATATTCTTAAACGGCGACAGTTTGAAGTTCTCTCTTCAATTAGTTTTCAAGAATTAATTGTTGAAATGTTAGCTAATGCTTGGTATCCTTACACCTACTTTAAGCTGTCTTTTGGAACTCAAGATAAAATTGCTCAAAAACTTGATTCCCTAAACTTAGAAATTACAGAACCGATCCTTAAATTTACCGATACTGATAAGAAGTTATTACGATCTACCATTGCTTCTCAAAATCTGAGCGATTCAATTAGTCACCTTAAACGTTATGTTCCTTTTCGTCTGGTTGCTTCGTTTTTAGATGCAGAACTGAAAGCAGAAAATGTTAGTAAGGGCAGAGGCAATGATTTAGAAAAAGTAATTCCAGCTATTGCTGAGAAACATTTTGATGTTAAGAAACCGCTTTATAAGTTTAATAACACAGACTATAGAGATTGCCAATCCCTATTTATTCATCCTAACTGGGCGAGTTATCTGGAAAAACACTATGCGATCATCCGAGGTTGGGCATCTTGGGAATGGGTTAAATATATGCAAAAGCGTAACCCTAATATTCCCAATATTGTCAATAAAATATTTATGCCTCAGCAAAGAGGTTCTTTATCGCCTCAGACAAAATATTGGAAACAGATTTTAGATTTTCAGCCCATTAACTGTATTTATTCAGGGCAACCTTTAGATAGTAAAAAAATGAGTTTAGATCATTACTTGCCTTGGTCATTTGTTGCTCATGATCAGCTTTGGAATTTAATCCCTACTGATCCCAGTATTAATTCATCTAAGTCTAATTATTTACCTTCTGATAAATACTTTAATGACTTTGTTAAACTTCAACATTTTGGCTTAAAGGTTTCCTCTCAAATACTGAGTTATCAAAAGTGGTTGAATACTGTTGAGTCTTATATCTCCGAGTTGAAAATGAATGATCCTGATGATTTACTTGATTTCGAGAAACTCAGTAAGGCATACGAGTTAACAATCCAGCCTTTAATTTCGTTGGCAACAATTCAGGGTTTTAGTCCAGATTGGTTATATGACTAA
- a CDS encoding cysteine desulfurase family protein, giving the protein MGKTLIDFKQWEITYLTISGHKFYAPKGIGALVIKKGTPLEPIIYGGGHERGMRSGTLNVPGIVGLGEACRLREMEMKEDESAIAQKRDRLQALLQKEIPDLVVNGDTNSRLAGNLHISLPRIPNSAIVARIRDQLAISTGAACSSGVETPSHVLRAMNLPEEAIEGALRIGIGKFTMEEEVDQAAMILSEAAFKIRSLMDS; this is encoded by the coding sequence GTGGGTAAAACTCTGATTGATTTTAAGCAATGGGAAATCACTTATTTAACAATTTCAGGTCACAAATTTTACGCACCAAAAGGCATTGGGGCATTAGTCATTAAAAAAGGAACTCCCCTAGAACCCATTATATATGGGGGTGGACATGAACGAGGAATGCGATCTGGCACTCTTAATGTTCCTGGCATTGTTGGATTAGGGGAAGCCTGTCGATTGCGAGAGATGGAGATGAAAGAAGACGAAAGCGCGATCGCGCAGAAGCGAGACAGACTTCAAGCCTTACTGCAAAAGGAAATTCCTGATTTAGTTGTCAATGGTGATACTAACTCCCGTTTAGCAGGAAACTTGCATATATCCCTTCCTCGGATTCCCAACAGTGCGATAGTTGCTAGAATTCGTGATCAACTTGCCATCTCCACAGGTGCAGCTTGTTCATCAGGAGTGGAAACTCCTTCCCACGTATTACGGGCAATGAACTTACCAGAAGAAGCCATAGAAGGGGCATTACGAATCGGGATTGGTAAGTTTACAATGGAAGAAGAAGTTGATCAGGCTGCTATGATTCTCTCTGAAGCTGCTTTCAAAATTCGATCTCTGATGGATTCCTAA